In bacterium, the genomic window CTGGATAAGTTTACACCGTGTGCATTGAATAACCGCAAAATGAGAATGGCTCAATTCATACTCATAGTCCGAAACATCATTATGCAGTACGACAAAATCGGTATTATCACAAATCATACATTGAGCATCAGCCATATTCGTACTTTATTTAAATAACAATGGTTCGGTTTCTTTTGTAATGAACGGATGGTTTGAATAGAAAACCGGATATGAACACTTCTCGTATATAGGGATGAGATAATTTTTTATATAATACTGATCTTCGGCGGACAAACATCCGGGAAAATCCTTTGCAAACTGGGAAAATCTACCCATTCTTTCCCAGATCTTTTTCAAGGATTCGCTGGTAATATTCCCAAAACATAACGGGTTATATGAACACCCTATAACATCACCATAACAGGTAATACCGATTTTTTCCTTTCCGGAAGGGCACCGTTGTTTTAAGAAATATGAAAAAGCCCAATCATAGGTAAGTCGTGGATACTGTTTGAGCATATCACGCACCCGTGAATACTCTTTATCTGAAAGTGTCTCGAAACCCTCGGCGCAACCGATGGGGGCAATCTGGCCACCACTTGAATTGATACCATGCTCATGACAGAACTGAATAACCTTTTCAGCCTTATCCAATTCGCCGGGAAACATAGTGGGACACAATCCTGTGATGAGCCCCGCCTTTTTCGCATACTCATATCCAGATATAGCCTTTTCATGAGTCCCGGAACCGCGAATTCTGTCGTTCTCTGAAGGATCTATACTTTCTAAACTAAAGTATAATGCATTCAGACCGGCTTTTTTCAGTTCACGAATGACTTCTTCTGAAGCAGCCTGACCATTTGAAACAATATGGGTGAAGTATCGCTCTTTGTGAAAAACGGAAATGAGATCAAAGATTTTGTTATATAATAATGGTTCGCCACCAAGGACAGTGACACACCATGCTCCTAACTTACCGGCTCCTTGGGCAATAAGTCTGTAATCAGGAATATCAAGTTTTTTTAAATGTTTTTTCTCGTATTTCAAGACTGAACACATTATGCATTTTAATTGACATTCAAATGTTGGATACAATTCAATAAGCCTTAGAGTATTTTTGCGGAGAACCAACGCTCTGAAAAATCCTCGGACCGCCCTATATAAAATGGTCGGATTTGCAATAGCCCACTTGTTTTGTAAATACTTATTCAATAAGATCATTTTAAATTCCATGTAAATAATTTGCTGAAATATATGTAATCAATTTCTTGATCAACCCATTTTATATGAGAAAAAATTGAATCTCTCAAAAAGAATAAATTTACCTTATGTCGACCGCCTGAATAAACAACACAAAAGAGACTTATTCCCGGTAATCAAATCAAACGATTGCAGTCCGCTCACAAAGGCTTTTATCAGATAAGATACAGCTATTTCATCAGGCTGTAATGAGCGGCTCGTCACAGATAGAATTTCTAAACCGCATTTCGCCGATATATACTGCATGGATTTTATAGTATAATACTCAAGATGTTCCGGAGGAAACAGTCTTTGAAATATCCCCCGGGGATGACCATTTGTTATTGCGCTTATACATCTTCCGGTTTGATAAACCATGGATTCAACATTTGGAGTTTCAAGATAGAAATATCCTCCGGGGCGAAGACGATTATGAATATTTTGAAAAAATAACACGGGATCAAGTACATGTTCGATCAAGTCGATAGCGGTTATCAGAGAAAACTCATTCAAGTGCATTGGAGCTTGTTCTATTTCTGTCTGGTATGCTTCAATTCCAAGATTTTTGGAATGTTCAACAGTCTGTGAAACGACATCGATACCTATAGGCTCGACACCGTAAAGTCTCGATGCAGTATGTAAAAAACCACCCATATCGCACCCTACATCAAGAATTCGTTCTCCTTTCCAGCTATGATTTCCAACGACCGTACTTAATAAATTAAAAATAAATCGACATCGCCGTTCTAAGGTATTTTTATTGTTCCGTCTCAGTTTAAAGTAGGGATGTTTATA contains:
- a CDS encoding class I SAM-dependent methyltransferase; the protein is MDKPVVKIGQIKLIICRECCLWNYYPRPTKKELLNFYNSKDYYKHPYFKLRRNNKNTLERRCRFIFNLLSTVVGNHSWKGERILDVGCDMGGFLHTASRLYGVEPIGIDVVSQTVEHSKNLGIEAYQTEIEQAPMHLNEFSLITAIDLIEHVLDPVLFFQNIHNRLRPGGYFYLETPNVESMVYQTGRCISAITNGHPRGIFQRLFPPEHLEYYTIKSMQYISAKCGLEILSVTSRSLQPDEIAVSYLIKAFVSGLQSFDLITGNKSLLCCLFRRST
- a CDS encoding radical SAM protein, with the translated sequence MEFKMILLNKYLQNKWAIANPTILYRAVRGFFRALVLRKNTLRLIELYPTFECQLKCIMCSVLKYEKKHLKKLDIPDYRLIAQGAGKLGAWCVTVLGGEPLLYNKIFDLISVFHKERYFTHIVSNGQAASEEVIRELKKAGLNALYFSLESIDPSENDRIRGSGTHEKAISGYEYAKKAGLITGLCPTMFPGELDKAEKVIQFCHEHGINSSGGQIAPIGCAEGFETLSDKEYSRVRDMLKQYPRLTYDWAFSYFLKQRCPSGKEKIGITCYGDVIGCSYNPLCFGNITSESLKKIWERMGRFSQFAKDFPGCLSAEDQYYIKNYLIPIYEKCSYPVFYSNHPFITKETEPLLFK